The genomic stretch TTTTTCTTGCTCTTATTTTCTTAAGATATTTAAACGTAACTTCATTTTCCGCTTTGACCCATGCCTTTGTCTCTGCGGAATTATCATCCTCAAGCCATCTGTACGGATCAGCAACCTTTGTTCCGAAATAGTCATCAACCACATCAACCCGTTTTGTTTCAGGGTATTGTATTTTTCTACCGCATCCGTAAAAAGCAGCGGCAACGACAAGAGAAAAAATCCCCATAAGAACCCTCTTCTCCATAATTAGCTCCTTCTATATTAGTATATTGAAAAAACTTCTAACTTGTATGACGCAAAAAGACTCAGAAAGTTCCAAAATAAAATATCTAAAGTTTTTCAAAATTAAGGCCCTATATGAACCATATCGTATTGGAAATCTCCTCTCGCATAATAGTCTTCATCCCTGGAACACAGGTCGTATTCACCTCTCAACAGCGCATAATGCCCGTGTTCCATTGTTGACAGATATAGAAGTATTTCCTGTGTGCCGCGGTGATCAACCTCTTCTGCCAGTTCCTGATAAAAATCCTCAAAGACCTGTTCAACTTTAATTGCTGTTTCAAGAAGGTCAAGCACTGAGCTGTTCTTCTCAATTGCAATCCTGATATCAGGAGTAATGGATTTACCGGTCTTTAACGGTTCTTTTGAAGGAAAGAGTTTCTGGAAAAGATTTCCAATTATAGCCTGATGTTTTTTTTCTTCTT from bacterium encodes the following:
- a CDS encoding ferritin family protein, with protein sequence MSIDVASLTLEEALSMALAAEAESSKLYEILKDSVQNFVMKDKLQFLIEEEKKHQAIIGNLFQKLFPSKEPLKTGKSITPDIRIAIEKNSSVLDLLETAIKVEQVFEDFYQELAEEVDHRGTQEILLYLSTMEHGHYALLRGEYDLCSRDEDYYARGDFQYDMVHIGP